A genomic stretch from Pontivivens ytuae includes:
- a CDS encoding ABC transporter permease: MLSYLLRRLLSLGATLVVASLVVFGVIEVLPGDPAAFMLGLNAQPEAVAALRAQMGLDDGLVARYLTWVGGLVTGDFGTSYTYRVPVAELIADRIWVSLPLALYALLLSTVIAFPIGMLAAMERGRAADYGVMGATQLGIAVPNFWFAMLLVFVFAIQLRWVGAGGFPGWEAPLAAIGALTLPAIALALPQASILARIMRSALIETLDEDYVRTARAKGLGRRAVVWRHALRNALIPVLTILGLQFSFLLAGAIIIENVFFLPGLGRLLFQAITQRDLIVVESTVMLLVFAVVAVTFLVDLAYAIVDPRLRR; this comes from the coding sequence ATGCTAAGCTACCTGCTCCGCCGTCTCCTGTCGCTGGGCGCGACGCTGGTCGTCGCTTCGCTGGTCGTGTTCGGCGTGATCGAGGTGCTGCCGGGCGATCCGGCGGCGTTCATGCTCGGGTTGAATGCGCAGCCCGAGGCGGTGGCGGCGCTGCGGGCGCAGATGGGGCTCGATGATGGTCTGGTGGCGCGGTACCTGACCTGGGTCGGCGGGCTCGTGACGGGGGATTTCGGCACGTCCTACACCTACCGCGTTCCGGTGGCCGAGCTCATCGCCGACCGGATTTGGGTGAGCCTGCCGCTGGCCCTCTATGCCCTGCTGCTCTCGACCGTCATCGCGTTCCCGATCGGGATGCTCGCGGCGATGGAGCGGGGGCGGGCGGCGGATTACGGGGTGATGGGGGCGACGCAGTTGGGGATCGCGGTGCCGAATTTCTGGTTCGCGATGCTGCTGGTCTTCGTCTTCGCCATCCAGCTTCGATGGGTTGGCGCGGGGGGCTTTCCGGGGTGGGAGGCGCCGCTGGCCGCCATTGGGGCGCTCACCCTCCCTGCGATCGCCCTGGCGCTGCCGCAGGCGAGCATCCTGGCGCGGATCATGCGGTCCGCGCTGATCGAGACGCTGGATGAGGATTACGTCCGTACCGCGCGCGCCAAAGGGCTGGGGCGGCGTGCCGTCGTCTGGCGGCATGCGCTGCGGAACGCACTGATCCCGGTGCTGACGATTCTGGGGCTGCAGTTCTCCTTCCTGCTCGCGGGCGCGATCATCATCGAGAACGTCTTCTTCCTGCCGGGGCTCGGGCGGCTGTTGTTCCAGGCGATCACGCAGCGTGACCTGATCGTGGTGGAGAGTACGGTGATGCTGCTGGTCTTTGCCGTGGTGGCGGTGACGTTCCTGGTGGACCTCGCCTATGCCATCGTCGATCCGAGGCTGCGGCGATGA
- a CDS encoding ABC transporter permease — MPRSLIAGGLVTALFALLALVSFVWTPHDVEALNIASRMQGPSAAHLLGTDHLGRDILSMLMVGARTSLAVAIASVGIGMGAGVPLGLWAAARRGGIVDELIMRGNDLIFAFPSILIAILITALAGPSVWNAILAIGIFNVPVFARLTRGAALSLWRREFIMAARVAGKGAARISAEHILPNIANLLVVQGTIQFSVGILVEAALSYVGLGAQPPLPSWGRMLADAQTLIGVAPHMAVIPGLAIVLSVLGLNLMGDGLRDVLDPKLRTVRA; from the coding sequence ATGCCACGCAGCCTGATCGCGGGCGGGCTCGTCACGGCGCTCTTCGCCCTGCTCGCGCTGGTGAGCTTCGTCTGGACGCCGCATGACGTGGAGGCGCTGAATATCGCGAGCCGCATGCAGGGGCCGTCCGCGGCGCATCTGCTGGGCACCGATCATCTGGGCCGGGATATCCTGTCGATGCTGATGGTGGGCGCGCGGACCTCGCTGGCGGTTGCCATCGCCTCCGTCGGGATCGGGATGGGCGCGGGCGTGCCGCTGGGTCTGTGGGCCGCCGCGCGGCGGGGCGGGATCGTGGACGAGCTCATCATGCGGGGCAACGATCTGATCTTCGCCTTCCCCTCGATCCTGATCGCGATCCTCATCACCGCGCTTGCCGGGCCGAGCGTGTGGAACGCGATCCTCGCCATCGGGATCTTCAACGTGCCGGTCTTCGCCCGGCTGACGCGGGGCGCCGCGCTGAGCCTGTGGAGACGGGAGTTCATCATGGCCGCCCGTGTGGCGGGCAAGGGGGCGGCGCGGATCAGTGCGGAGCATATCCTGCCCAACATCGCCAACCTGCTGGTGGTGCAGGGGACCATCCAGTTCTCCGTCGGGATCCTGGTGGAGGCCGCTTTGAGCTATGTCGGCCTCGGCGCGCAGCCGCCCTTGCCGAGTTGGGGACGGATGCTGGCGGATGCGCAGACGCTGATCGGGGTGGCGCCGCACATGGCGGTCATCCCGGGTCTTGCGATCGTGCTGAGCGTGCTGGGGCTCAACCTGATGGGCGACGGGCTGCGCGACGTGCTCGATCCGAAGCTCAGGACGGTGCGCGCATGA